A single region of the Actinoplanes sp. SE50/110 genome encodes:
- a CDS encoding LuxR C-terminal-related transcriptional regulator, which yields MRAGPGSAPPAQVARPRPPQGLIWRPRLAETLDRGTRQAVTLICAGPGWGKTALASAWAGARAVSGPIAWLTCAADHNDPYTFWSDLLLALRTSGAVRPGQSVPQRGPVVPAEGPDFLRRLGSGLAALPGPVVVVLDDLQEITDQRILVGLSGLLRHPPDRLRLVLISRTDPDLSLHRLRTAGELTEIRARDLAFGVEEAAELLAARGRRLSAVDLAALVRATEGWGAGLRLAMDAPAGVGPDEASADYLVREVLAAQPTPVRDFLLGTSVPDRINGSLAEAVTGRPGEQLLARLERANLFIERVGGHGWYRYHRQFRAALRGQLARECEDVAARVHLLAAQWHAGRDNPLAALHHAAAAGDWQLVTRLLVDHGLALFVSPDRVELIDLMRRIPLARLPETAESTLCLVMLRYGLGDLSGLARGIDRVRELLRERGHGGRELIATVLDLFEAALVIRWRGDMPRLVTTTTGVLTDLARLHRDEAPAVLRYRAMALLNKGIGLLWTNRLDHADRYLWAAATGARAAGIPLVEVNALGHLALLALIQGSLREAGEHADAALGVARRIDAEDRFSVTPAYVVRASLDLWQGAEPEAEEALRRALHSSGEQPETAMTVLMAVFRAYLLIDRGEPRTARTVLATLAAEAGPALRAPMLDRIVELAHSEVDLALGDPRPVLTRYAHRDGLYPPEQLLLAHARQLTGRTAEAEELLALLRDGPDRVAAVSAWLLTALAADAQGRGQRAGEALGQALAAAEPIGIRRPFRRFDNARVLALAERQQWLTEPRGRVGEGVLAEITGEIPIGTPPTAGPLSEREIDVLQYLPTVLTAGEIAENLGISVNTVKAHMRSIYRKLGAGRRREAVVIARQLGLL from the coding sequence ATGCGGGCAGGCCCAGGCTCCGCGCCACCGGCCCAGGTGGCGCGTCCCCGCCCGCCGCAGGGGTTGATCTGGCGTCCCCGGCTCGCCGAGACGCTGGACCGGGGAACGCGACAGGCGGTGACATTGATCTGCGCCGGACCGGGCTGGGGCAAGACCGCGCTGGCGTCCGCCTGGGCCGGCGCCCGCGCGGTCAGCGGACCGATCGCCTGGCTCACCTGCGCGGCCGACCACAACGACCCGTACACCTTCTGGTCCGACCTGCTGCTGGCCCTGCGCACGTCGGGCGCGGTCCGCCCGGGCCAGTCCGTCCCGCAGCGCGGCCCGGTCGTGCCCGCCGAGGGGCCCGACTTCCTGCGCCGGCTCGGCTCCGGTCTCGCCGCCCTGCCCGGCCCGGTCGTGGTCGTCCTCGACGACCTGCAGGAGATCACCGACCAGCGGATCCTGGTGGGACTCAGCGGCCTGCTGCGTCATCCCCCCGACCGGCTGCGCCTGGTGCTGATCAGCCGCACCGACCCGGACCTGTCGCTGCACCGGCTGCGCACGGCCGGCGAGCTCACCGAGATCCGGGCCCGCGACCTCGCCTTCGGGGTCGAGGAGGCGGCCGAGCTGCTGGCCGCGCGCGGCCGCCGGCTGTCCGCGGTGGACCTCGCCGCCCTGGTCCGCGCCACCGAGGGCTGGGGTGCCGGCCTGCGCCTGGCGATGGACGCGCCGGCCGGGGTCGGCCCGGACGAGGCGTCGGCCGACTACCTGGTCCGCGAGGTGCTGGCGGCGCAGCCGACGCCGGTCCGGGACTTCCTGCTGGGCACCAGCGTGCCCGACCGGATCAACGGCAGCCTCGCCGAGGCGGTCACCGGGCGCCCCGGTGAGCAGTTGCTGGCCCGGCTGGAACGGGCCAACCTGTTCATCGAGCGGGTCGGCGGCCACGGCTGGTACCGCTACCACCGGCAGTTCCGGGCCGCGCTGCGCGGGCAGCTCGCCCGCGAGTGCGAGGACGTGGCGGCCCGGGTGCACCTGCTGGCCGCCCAGTGGCACGCCGGGCGGGACAACCCGCTCGCCGCGCTGCACCACGCGGCGGCCGCCGGGGACTGGCAACTGGTCACCCGGCTGCTCGTCGACCACGGGCTGGCGCTGTTCGTCTCGCCGGACCGGGTGGAGCTGATCGACCTGATGCGGCGCATCCCGCTGGCCCGGCTCCCGGAGACCGCCGAATCCACCCTGTGCCTGGTCATGCTGCGGTACGGCCTGGGCGACCTCAGTGGCCTTGCGCGCGGGATCGACCGGGTCCGGGAACTGCTGCGCGAGCGCGGCCACGGCGGCCGCGAGCTGATCGCGACGGTGCTCGACCTGTTCGAGGCGGCCCTGGTGATCCGCTGGCGCGGCGACATGCCGCGGCTGGTCACCACGACCACCGGGGTGCTCACCGATCTGGCCCGGCTGCACCGCGACGAGGCCCCGGCAGTCCTGCGGTACCGGGCGATGGCCCTGCTCAACAAGGGCATCGGCCTGCTCTGGACGAACCGGCTGGACCACGCGGACCGCTATCTGTGGGCCGCCGCGACCGGGGCCCGCGCGGCCGGCATCCCGCTGGTCGAGGTCAACGCCCTGGGACATCTGGCCCTGCTCGCCCTGATCCAGGGCTCGCTGCGGGAGGCCGGCGAGCATGCCGACGCCGCGCTCGGGGTGGCCCGCCGGATCGACGCGGAGGACCGGTTCTCGGTCACCCCGGCGTACGTGGTGCGGGCCTCCCTCGACCTGTGGCAGGGTGCCGAACCGGAAGCCGAGGAGGCGCTGCGCCGGGCCCTGCACTCCTCCGGGGAGCAGCCGGAGACGGCGATGACCGTGCTGATGGCGGTGTTCCGGGCCTACCTGCTGATCGACCGGGGTGAGCCGCGGACCGCCCGCACCGTGCTGGCGACCCTGGCCGCGGAGGCCGGCCCGGCCCTGCGGGCCCCGATGCTCGACCGGATCGTCGAGCTGGCCCACAGCGAGGTCGACCTGGCACTCGGCGATCCACGCCCGGTGCTCACCCGCTATGCCCACCGGGACGGCCTCTACCCGCCGGAGCAGCTGCTGCTCGCGCACGCCCGTCAGCTGACCGGGCGGACCGCCGAGGCCGAGGAACTGCTGGCCCTGCTGCGCGACGGGCCGGACCGGGTCGCCGCGGTCTCCGCGTGGCTGCTCACCGCGCTGGCCGCCGACGCGCAGGGCCGCGGCCAGCGGGCCGGCGAGGCGCTCGGCCAGGCGCTGGCCGCGGCCGAACCGATCGGCATCCGCCGCCCGTTCCGCCGCTTCGACAACGCCCGGGTGCTCGCCCTCGCCGAACGGCAGCAGTGGCTGACCGAGCCGCGCGGCCGCGTCGGCGAGGGGGTGCTCGCCGAGATCACCGGGGAGATCCCGATCGGTACGCCGCCGACGGCCGGCCCGCTCAGCGAACGCGAGATCGACGTGCTGCAGTACCTGCCGACCGTGCTGACCGCCGGGGAGATCGCCGAGAACCTCGGCATCTCGGTGAACACGGTCAAGGCGCACATGCGCTCGATCTACCGCAAGCTGGGTGCCGGTCGCCGCCGCGAGGCCGTGGTCATCGCCCGTCAACTGGGGCTGCTCTGA
- a CDS encoding glucosidase — protein sequence MDATEHAEQRRLTDADSGAVDWRRWGPYLSERQWGTVREDYSPGGDAWDYLSHDQARSRAYRWGEDGIAGFSDDHQRLCLAVALWNGRDPILKERFFGLTNAEGNHGEDVKEYYFYTDATPTHSYLKMVYKYPQHEFPYTGLVEGNRARGRGEFEYELLDTGIFAEDRYFDVVVEYAKAGPEEILTRVTVHNRGPEEAVLHVLPTVWFRATADQGLLVRDGGAVRAEQGSLGQRWWTCLGDPTVLFTDNADGRKDAIGRWLIQGEKEAVNPGEAGSKAAAVVTVTVPPGGSHVVRAMLSDRPSTGSDQDSRSFDEVVEARRAEADEFYRNLFAPALGEPERQVARQALAGMIWSKQYFGYDVEQWLIEHGRDPLDAPGIRNGEWFHLDAHDIISMPDTWEYPWFAAWDLAFQAVAFSVVDLNFAKSQLDLLLSRRYLHPNGQIPAYEWNFSDVNPPVHAWACYLVNELQKARTGQGDHDWLERAFHKLAKNFTWWVNRKDVDGRNVFQGGFLGLDNIGVFDRSAPLPTGGHLDQADGTAWMALYCQNMLQIALELAGRDPVYLEQAQTYFEHFAYIAAGSRSMWDEEDGFYYDLLRMPDGSSRTLRVRSMVGLLPLAATTVFDRTLIDRHPEVLADAQEFLARHETLRLSDGPGRLLALFDADRLRRVLARMLDENEFLSPYGLRALSKFHEAHPFEFRVGDQVFSVSYQPAESDSGMFGGNSNWRGPIWFPVNALVIRALLNLYVGYGDEFTVECPTGSGQQMTLFEVARELSARLTRIFLPGEDGARPCYGGQTIFATEHWRDLILFSEYFHGDNGAGLGAAHQTGWTGLVAVFPNLFAGLTGQDLLAGGMAGVFRKFSGEGAAPR from the coding sequence ATGGACGCAACCGAGCATGCCGAACAGCGGCGCCTCACCGACGCCGACAGCGGAGCCGTCGACTGGCGACGCTGGGGGCCCTATCTCAGCGAACGGCAGTGGGGCACGGTCCGGGAGGATTACAGCCCGGGCGGGGACGCGTGGGACTACCTGAGTCACGATCAGGCGCGGTCCCGGGCGTATCGATGGGGCGAGGACGGGATCGCCGGGTTCAGCGACGACCACCAGCGGCTCTGCCTGGCGGTCGCGCTGTGGAACGGGCGGGATCCGATCCTCAAGGAGCGCTTCTTCGGCCTGACCAACGCCGAGGGCAACCACGGCGAGGACGTCAAGGAGTACTACTTCTACACCGACGCCACGCCGACCCACTCGTATCTGAAGATGGTCTACAAGTATCCGCAGCACGAGTTCCCGTACACCGGGCTGGTCGAGGGCAACCGGGCGCGCGGGCGCGGCGAGTTCGAGTACGAGCTGCTCGACACCGGGATCTTCGCCGAGGACCGGTACTTCGACGTGGTCGTCGAGTACGCGAAGGCCGGGCCGGAGGAGATCCTGACCCGGGTGACCGTGCACAACCGCGGGCCGGAGGAGGCGGTGCTGCACGTGCTGCCGACGGTGTGGTTCCGGGCGACCGCGGATCAGGGGTTGCTGGTCCGCGACGGCGGCGCGGTCCGCGCCGAGCAGGGCTCGCTCGGCCAACGCTGGTGGACCTGCCTGGGCGACCCGACGGTGCTGTTCACCGACAACGCCGACGGGCGCAAGGACGCCATCGGCCGCTGGCTCATCCAGGGCGAGAAGGAGGCGGTCAACCCCGGCGAGGCGGGGAGCAAGGCCGCCGCGGTGGTCACGGTGACGGTGCCACCGGGGGGCTCCCACGTCGTACGGGCGATGCTCTCCGATCGTCCGTCCACCGGGAGTGACCAGGATTCCCGGAGCTTCGACGAGGTCGTCGAGGCGCGCCGCGCCGAGGCCGACGAGTTCTACCGTAACCTGTTCGCGCCCGCCCTCGGGGAGCCGGAGCGGCAGGTGGCCCGGCAGGCGCTGGCCGGGATGATCTGGTCCAAGCAGTACTTCGGCTACGACGTCGAGCAGTGGCTGATCGAGCACGGCCGGGATCCGCTGGACGCGCCCGGCATCCGCAACGGCGAGTGGTTCCACCTGGACGCCCACGACATCATCTCGATGCCGGACACCTGGGAGTACCCCTGGTTCGCGGCGTGGGATCTGGCCTTCCAGGCGGTGGCGTTCAGCGTCGTCGACCTGAACTTCGCCAAGAGCCAGCTGGACCTGCTGCTGAGCCGGCGCTATCTGCATCCCAACGGCCAGATTCCGGCGTACGAGTGGAATTTCAGCGACGTGAATCCGCCGGTGCACGCCTGGGCCTGCTACCTGGTCAACGAGCTGCAGAAGGCGCGGACCGGGCAGGGTGACCACGACTGGCTGGAACGGGCCTTCCACAAGCTGGCCAAGAATTTCACCTGGTGGGTGAACCGCAAGGACGTCGACGGGCGCAACGTGTTCCAGGGCGGCTTCCTGGGCCTGGACAACATCGGCGTCTTCGACCGCAGTGCCCCGCTGCCCACCGGCGGCCACCTGGATCAGGCCGACGGCACCGCGTGGATGGCGCTGTACTGCCAGAACATGTTGCAGATCGCCCTGGAGCTGGCCGGGCGCGACCCGGTCTACCTGGAGCAGGCGCAGACCTACTTCGAGCACTTCGCCTACATCGCGGCCGGCAGCCGGTCGATGTGGGACGAGGAGGACGGGTTCTACTACGACCTGCTGCGGATGCCCGACGGCTCGTCGCGGACGCTGCGGGTCCGGTCGATGGTGGGACTGCTGCCGCTGGCCGCGACGACCGTCTTCGACCGGACGCTGATCGATCGGCATCCCGAGGTGCTGGCCGACGCGCAGGAGTTCCTGGCCCGGCATGAGACGCTGCGGCTCAGTGACGGGCCCGGCCGGCTGCTGGCCCTGTTCGACGCCGACCGGCTGCGCCGGGTCCTGGCCCGGATGCTGGACGAGAACGAGTTCCTCAGCCCGTACGGGCTGCGGGCGCTGTCGAAGTTCCACGAGGCGCACCCGTTCGAGTTCCGCGTCGGCGACCAGGTGTTCAGCGTCTCCTACCAGCCGGCCGAGTCGGACAGCGGGATGTTCGGCGGCAACTCGAACTGGCGGGGACCGATCTGGTTCCCGGTGAACGCGCTGGTGATCCGCGCGCTGCTGAACCTGTACGTCGGATACGGCGACGAGTTCACCGTGGAGTGCCCCACCGGCTCCGGGCAGCAGATGACCCTGTTCGAGGTGGCCCGGGAGCTGTCCGCGCGGCTCACCCGGATCTTCCTGCCCGGCGAGGACGGTGCGCGGCCGTGCTACGGCGGCCAAACGATCTTCGCGACGGAGCACTGGCGAGACCTGATCCTGTTCTCCGAGTACTTCCACGGCGACAACGGGGCCGGTCTGGGCGCCGCCCACCAGACCGGCTGGACCGGGCTGGTCGCCGTGTTCCCCAACCTGTTCGCCGGTCTGACCGGCCAGGATCTGCTGGCCGGCGGGATGGCCGGCGTGTTCCGGAAGTTCTCCGGGGAGGGTGCGGCGCCGCGATGA
- a CDS encoding alpha-amylase — protein sequence MNPVIYEIDTWPWLAGLGRTLGDVPDEVWDQVCVPGLDAVWLMGVWERSPAGLEVARTNRELQESFREALPDLAGSDVVGSPYCVRRYRVDDRLGGPAGLAAARAQLRRRGLRLFLDYVPNHVAPDHPAVTAHPDWFVHMDGAIANGRDPYFPPWPDVMQLNAFAPGMRAATVAALSSIAEQCDGIRCDMAMLLINEIFARTWGEHVGPPPEREFWPEVIAALRDRHPDVTLVAEAYWDTEWTLQQQGFDHCYDKRLYDRLVHEDAASIRKHLSAGLDYQNRLIRFLENHDEPRAAATFPDGRGRAAAVVVATLPGATLWHDGQFEGRRTHLPVFLARYPNEEFNLELRDFYTRVVGAAAPLRHGRWRLLETGAPDLLAWAWEAAIVVVNFADHWSQGWVTLPEPGRAWRLVDRLDGRVFDREGDALFVDLPPWGTHVLAVK from the coding sequence ATGAATCCGGTGATCTACGAGATCGACACCTGGCCCTGGCTGGCCGGCCTGGGCCGCACCCTGGGTGACGTCCCGGACGAGGTGTGGGATCAGGTGTGCGTGCCCGGGCTCGACGCCGTCTGGCTGATGGGGGTGTGGGAGCGCAGCCCGGCCGGACTCGAGGTGGCCCGCACCAACCGGGAACTGCAGGAGTCCTTCCGGGAGGCGCTGCCCGACCTGGCCGGGTCGGACGTGGTCGGCTCGCCGTACTGCGTGCGCCGCTACCGGGTGGATGACCGGCTGGGCGGCCCGGCGGGCCTGGCCGCGGCCCGTGCGCAGCTGCGCCGGCGCGGGCTGAGGCTGTTCCTGGACTACGTGCCCAACCACGTCGCCCCGGACCATCCGGCGGTGACCGCGCACCCCGACTGGTTCGTGCACATGGACGGGGCGATCGCCAACGGCCGGGACCCGTACTTCCCGCCCTGGCCGGATGTGATGCAGCTGAACGCGTTCGCGCCGGGGATGCGGGCGGCCACGGTGGCCGCGCTCTCCTCGATCGCCGAGCAGTGCGACGGCATCCGGTGCGACATGGCGATGCTGCTGATCAACGAGATCTTCGCGCGGACCTGGGGGGAGCACGTCGGCCCGCCGCCGGAGCGGGAGTTCTGGCCGGAGGTGATCGCGGCGCTGCGCGACCGGCATCCGGATGTCACCCTGGTCGCCGAGGCCTACTGGGACACCGAGTGGACGCTGCAGCAGCAGGGTTTCGACCACTGTTACGACAAGCGGCTCTACGACCGGCTGGTGCACGAGGACGCCGCGTCGATCCGCAAGCATCTGAGCGCCGGGCTGGACTACCAGAACCGGCTGATCCGGTTCCTGGAGAACCACGACGAGCCGCGGGCCGCCGCGACCTTCCCGGACGGGCGGGGGCGGGCCGCCGCGGTGGTGGTCGCGACGCTGCCCGGGGCGACGCTCTGGCACGACGGGCAGTTCGAGGGACGGCGTACCCACTTGCCGGTCTTTCTGGCCAGATATCCGAATGAGGAGTTTAATCTAGAACTGCGCGACTTCTACACACGTGTGGTAGGTGCGGCCGCACCGCTGCGACACGGCCGGTGGCGGCTGCTCGAGACCGGGGCCCCGGATCTGCTGGCCTGGGCCTGGGAAGCGGCCATCGTGGTGGTGAACTTCGCCGATCACTGGTCGCAGGGCTGGGTGACCCTCCCGGAACCGGGCCGGGCGTGGCGGCTCGTCGACCGGCTGGACGGCCGGGTGTTCGACCGGGAGGGCGACGCGCTCTTCGTCGATCTGCCGCCCTGGGGAACGCATGTTCTAGCCGTGAAGTGA
- a CDS encoding LuxR C-terminal-related transcriptional regulator — protein MSIDLIADSPGISEHDADGSLLASKFTVPAAPPFMVARPGLLDRVSDGVRGPVTLVTGLAGSGKTQLLASWARSRAVPWPIGWVTCENGDEPATTFWSYVLEGLRRAGVPAPEPAVPGAAASRAVLARLAAVIDQQPTPVVLILDGAAQLPGRDWAAGLEFLLAHAPGLRVVLAGRWDPPLPLYRYRLAGQLREVRGADLAFTAEETARLMELHGVPLAGPDLTALVEHTEGWAAGIRLCACAMQGSADVTRMVATISGDESTIAEYFIGEVLRTQPPAIRRFLLETSVLDTFSADLAATVTARPDAARLLAALTRENAFIQPVGDGTDLYRYHRLFAELLRAQLTWLEPDQVTVLHQRAAGWLSRNGRLADAVGHAVEAGDWGAAAALVIEDFAIGRLIVEGTAGRLGGLLAALPENLDLPEVVMVRAALAWGDARLDAARELFALAGNLLATRGGDCGEGMTLSSFVMQLLLLAGGPDPERVAELAPVATAFLAVAPIRKLARHPELRAVLLAAEGTASSAAGDVTGAVEVLTDAVAAVPPGDEALKVDCLRLLAVLEAHRGRLGRAENAARQAVDLAGQCGLPAGRRPIAAQVALAWVALERFDIEAADRHLRGAGAGTDPVAAAAYAVVRSRRLQVRGELRSALNVLTPVPGAPAWLRREIELGRARLLLGAGRLDDAAAVLADCPQPSPDVAVVQAALALARGESDRAHEVARTVADAAGVTAPVALDAWLLLAMLAASSDDETGAREALRRALRVAGPENVRRPIHQVWGTLRRVLRDDEKLAAVGGPQPGSAVAEPVLVEALSKRELDVLRGMAEMLPTEEIAASMYVSVNTVKTHVRSILRKLSASRRNEAVRRARALNLL, from the coding sequence GTGTCCATTGACCTGATCGCGGATTCACCCGGTATATCTGAGCACGACGCGGACGGTTCCCTACTCGCCTCGAAGTTCACGGTCCCGGCCGCGCCGCCGTTCATGGTGGCCCGGCCGGGACTGCTGGACCGGGTGAGTGACGGCGTCCGCGGCCCGGTGACACTGGTCACCGGGCTGGCCGGCAGCGGGAAGACGCAGCTGCTGGCCTCCTGGGCGCGGTCGCGCGCCGTGCCCTGGCCGATCGGCTGGGTCACCTGCGAGAACGGGGACGAGCCGGCGACCACCTTCTGGTCGTACGTCCTGGAGGGACTGCGCCGCGCCGGGGTGCCGGCTCCGGAACCGGCCGTGCCCGGCGCCGCGGCGAGCCGGGCGGTGCTCGCCCGGCTCGCCGCCGTGATCGACCAGCAGCCCACCCCGGTGGTGCTGATCCTGGACGGCGCCGCCCAGCTGCCCGGCCGGGACTGGGCGGCCGGCCTGGAGTTCCTGCTCGCCCACGCGCCGGGGTTGCGGGTGGTCCTCGCGGGCCGGTGGGACCCGCCGCTGCCGCTGTACCGCTACCGCCTGGCCGGGCAGTTGCGCGAGGTGCGCGGCGCCGACCTGGCGTTCACCGCCGAGGAGACGGCCCGGCTGATGGAGCTGCACGGCGTGCCGCTGGCCGGGCCGGACCTGACCGCGCTGGTCGAGCACACCGAGGGGTGGGCGGCCGGGATCCGGCTCTGCGCCTGCGCGATGCAGGGCAGCGCCGACGTCACCCGGATGGTCGCCACCATCTCCGGCGACGAGTCGACCATCGCCGAGTACTTCATCGGGGAGGTGCTGCGTACCCAGCCGCCGGCGATCCGCCGGTTCCTGCTGGAGACCAGCGTGCTGGACACCTTCTCCGCGGACCTGGCCGCCACGGTCACCGCCCGGCCCGACGCGGCCCGGCTGCTCGCCGCGCTGACCCGGGAGAACGCCTTCATCCAGCCGGTCGGCGACGGCACCGACCTGTACCGCTACCACCGGCTCTTCGCCGAACTGTTGCGCGCCCAGCTGACCTGGCTCGAACCGGACCAGGTGACGGTGCTGCACCAGCGGGCCGCGGGCTGGCTGTCGCGCAACGGACGGCTCGCCGACGCGGTCGGGCACGCGGTCGAGGCCGGCGACTGGGGCGCCGCGGCGGCCCTGGTGATCGAGGACTTCGCCATCGGCCGGTTGATCGTGGAAGGCACCGCCGGGCGGCTCGGAGGACTGCTCGCCGCGCTGCCCGAGAACCTCGACCTGCCCGAGGTGGTGATGGTGCGGGCCGCGCTGGCCTGGGGCGACGCCCGGCTGGACGCCGCGCGTGAGCTGTTCGCGCTGGCCGGCAACCTGCTCGCGACCCGGGGCGGCGACTGCGGGGAGGGCATGACCCTGAGCAGCTTCGTGATGCAACTGCTGCTGCTGGCCGGCGGCCCGGACCCGGAGCGGGTGGCCGAACTCGCCCCGGTCGCGACCGCGTTCCTGGCCGTGGCGCCGATCCGCAAACTGGCCCGGCACCCGGAGCTGCGGGCCGTGCTGCTGGCCGCCGAGGGGACCGCGAGCAGCGCCGCCGGCGACGTGACCGGCGCGGTCGAGGTGCTGACCGACGCGGTGGCCGCCGTCCCGCCCGGCGACGAGGCACTCAAGGTGGACTGCCTGCGACTGCTCGCGGTGCTGGAGGCGCACCGCGGCCGGCTGGGCCGAGCCGAGAACGCCGCACGACAGGCCGTCGACCTGGCCGGGCAGTGCGGGCTGCCGGCCGGGCGCCGGCCGATCGCCGCCCAGGTGGCCCTGGCCTGGGTGGCCCTGGAACGCTTCGACATCGAGGCCGCCGACCGGCACCTGCGCGGTGCCGGCGCCGGCACCGATCCGGTGGCGGCCGCGGCGTACGCCGTGGTCCGGTCCCGGCGCCTGCAGGTCCGCGGCGAGCTGCGCAGCGCGCTGAACGTGCTGACCCCGGTCCCCGGCGCGCCGGCCTGGCTGCGCCGGGAGATCGAGCTGGGTCGCGCCCGGCTGCTGCTGGGCGCGGGCCGGCTGGACGACGCGGCCGCGGTGCTGGCCGACTGCCCGCAGCCGTCCCCGGACGTCGCGGTGGTGCAGGCCGCGCTGGCCCTGGCCCGCGGCGAATCCGACCGGGCGCACGAGGTGGCCCGCACGGTCGCCGACGCCGCAGGGGTGACGGCGCCGGTGGCCCTGGACGCCTGGCTGCTGCTGGCGATGCTGGCGGCCAGTTCGGACGACGAGACCGGCGCGCGGGAGGCGCTGCGCCGGGCGTTGCGGGTGGCCGGCCCGGAGAACGTCCGGCGGCCGATCCACCAGGTCTGGGGGACGCTGCGCCGGGTGCTGCGCGACGACGAGAAGCTCGCCGCGGTCGGCGGGCCGCAGCCGGGCTCGGCGGTCGCCGAGCCGGTGCTGGTGGAGGCGCTGAGCAAGCGGGAGCTGGACGTGCTGCGCGGGATGGCCGAGATGCTGCCGACCGAGGAGATCGCCGCCTCGATGTACGTCTCGGTGAACACCGTCAAGACGCACGTCCGCAGCATCCTGCGCAAGCTCTCCGCGTCCCGGCGCAACGAGGCGGTGCGCCGGGCGCGGGCCCTCAATCTGCTTTAG
- a CDS encoding YhjD/YihY/BrkB family envelope integrity protein: MPEFSGLPERLPRRWRARAALILGSRVGTVAMRGFAELIRVQIFDRAMTLAAQSFTSIFPLLIMLLALLGPAYRARLTDLLHLPSGSERLVQQALSGSRSNAFGVVGCLIVILSATGLSRALVRSYRAVWQVAQTPAGPAATGRQVGTVLALVAVLLVARLLGRVAARLPAPHVSGVLFTLVTDIGLAVLLPWLLLGAAAPRRPLLAGAVVFGLLMIVVRAAGVVYLPRALQSSTDRYGTIGLAFTYLGWLYVLAFCLLLAAVAGGMVRAAPVDGR, translated from the coding sequence TCGGCACGGTGGCGATGCGCGGGTTCGCCGAGTTGATCCGGGTGCAGATCTTCGATCGGGCGATGACCCTGGCCGCGCAGTCGTTCACCTCGATCTTCCCGTTACTGATCATGCTGCTGGCGCTGCTCGGGCCGGCCTACCGGGCCCGGCTGACCGATCTGCTGCACCTGCCGTCGGGCAGTGAGCGGCTGGTGCAGCAGGCGCTCAGCGGCAGCCGCAGCAACGCGTTCGGCGTGGTCGGCTGCCTGATCGTGATCCTGTCGGCGACCGGGCTGAGCCGGGCCCTGGTCCGCAGTTACCGGGCGGTGTGGCAGGTGGCCCAGACCCCGGCCGGGCCGGCCGCGACCGGGCGGCAGGTCGGGACGGTGCTGGCGCTGGTCGCCGTCCTGCTGGTCGCCCGGCTCCTCGGTCGGGTCGCCGCGCGGCTGCCCGCGCCGCACGTGTCCGGGGTGCTGTTCACCCTGGTCACCGACATCGGGCTGGCCGTACTGCTGCCCTGGTTGCTGCTGGGCGCCGCGGCCCCGCGCCGGCCGCTGCTGGCCGGCGCGGTCGTGTTCGGACTGCTGATGATCGTGGTGCGCGCCGCCGGGGTGGTGTATCTGCCGCGGGCGTTGCAGTCCAGCACCGACCGCTACGGCACGATCGGGCTGGCGTTCACCTACCTCGGCTGGTTGTACGTGCTCGCGTTCTGTCTGCTGCTGGCCGCGGTGGCCGGCGGGATGGTCAGAGCAGCCCCAGTTGACGGGCGATGA